One Thermoanaerobacterales bacterium genomic region harbors:
- the cobS gene encoding adenosylcobinamide-GDP ribazoletransferase: protein MRGLITAIRTLTVVPVPGRDASRLADALPYFPAVGVILGGLVTLGGQGLLAAVPGWTAGAASVMLLAEMLLTGAIHTDGLGDAADSLGAGRDRGRALAIMKDPRQGSFGVVAIALSLLFRWVAYARLLEGADGWGLVIGAFAVSRAGTAQLAAFQPYARAEEGTGRPFVGEGRILPVAAGWLITAGIAVFIAKWAGLVALGLGTGFAWAFGCWCRGRYGGVTGDLLGAHTEISLVLALFLLAVLHR, encoded by the coding sequence TTGCGCGGGTTGATTACAGCCATCCGAACCTTGACGGTCGTACCTGTCCCGGGACGCGACGCCTCGCGGCTGGCGGACGCGCTGCCGTACTTTCCTGCGGTCGGGGTCATCCTTGGGGGTCTCGTAACCCTTGGGGGGCAGGGGTTGCTGGCCGCCGTCCCCGGGTGGACGGCAGGGGCGGCGTCCGTCATGCTGCTGGCGGAAATGCTGCTGACGGGGGCGATCCATACCGACGGCCTGGGCGACGCCGCCGATTCCCTGGGGGCGGGACGCGACCGGGGGCGGGCCCTGGCCATTATGAAAGATCCCCGGCAGGGCAGTTTCGGCGTCGTAGCCATCGCCCTCTCGCTGCTGTTTAGATGGGTAGCCTACGCACGCCTTCTGGAAGGGGCCGACGGATGGGGACTCGTTATCGGGGCCTTTGCTGTATCGCGGGCGGGCACAGCTCAATTGGCCGCCTTCCAGCCTTACGCCCGAGCGGAGGAGGGAACGGGCCGGCCCTTTGTCGGCGAAGGGCGTATCCTGCCGGTGGCTGCGGGGTGGCTGATTACTGCGGGAATCGCCGTGTTTATTGCGAAGTGGGCCGGCTTGGTGGCATTGGGCCTCGGTACGGGTTTTGCCTGGGCTTTTGGGTGTTGGTGCCGGGGGCGTTACGGCGGCGTAACGGGCGATCTGCTGGGGGCACATACGGAAATATCTCTGGTTCTCGCCCTGTTTTTACTGGCTGTCTTGCACCGGTAA